One part of the Sulfolobus tengchongensis genome encodes these proteins:
- a CDS encoding biotin/lipoyl-containing protein, producing MQVELKVPEDIWPRRRDWGGEVVSVYVKEGNEVNVGDLIAEVEIEKAILKILSQYKGRVVKVLVSEGDKITPGSVIAIIEV from the coding sequence GTGCAAGTGGAGTTAAAAGTTCCAGAGGATATTTGGCCTAGAAGAAGGGACTGGGGCGGAGAAGTAGTATCTGTATATGTAAAGGAAGGTAATGAAGTTAATGTTGGTGATTTGATAGCTGAAGTAGAAATAGAAAAGGCAATATTAAAGATTCTATCCCAATATAAAGGAAGAGTAGTAAAGGTACTCGTTAGTGAAGGAGATAAAATTACTCCTGGCTCAGTAATAGCAATAATCGAGGTATAG